A part of Quatrionicoccus australiensis genomic DNA contains:
- a CDS encoding energy transducer TonB, which produces MIDQRPEEPGKKYALAFTFVVHVGLIAALFLGVQWKRSPPEVMEVELWSARPVPALQPPPPPPPEPEVRPEPKPLPKVEPKPEPVLKKPDIVVKEDKKKPEPKKPEPKPEPPKPEPKKPEPPKPEPKKPEAPKFDFDKELARETSQLKASTAKASASAQQMANAAAAEAEQRASANKRGLADYVNKIRVKIKSNLSMLPPGIQGNPEAVFEVSQLPSHEILDVKLKRSSGNPALDRAIEAAIRKSSPLPKPDDASLFQRTLEIKYKPFEE; this is translated from the coding sequence ATGATCGACCAGCGCCCTGAAGAGCCCGGCAAGAAATACGCATTGGCGTTCACCTTCGTGGTGCACGTCGGGCTGATCGCGGCGCTCTTCCTCGGTGTGCAGTGGAAGCGCAGTCCGCCGGAAGTGATGGAAGTCGAACTGTGGTCGGCCCGTCCGGTCCCTGCGTTGCAACCGCCCCCTCCGCCGCCGCCCGAACCGGAGGTACGGCCGGAACCGAAGCCCTTGCCCAAGGTCGAGCCTAAGCCCGAACCCGTGCTGAAAAAGCCGGATATCGTGGTCAAGGAAGACAAGAAAAAGCCCGAACCCAAGAAACCCGAGCCTAAGCCCGAACCGCCCAAGCCGGAACCGAAGAAACCCGAGCCCCCCAAGCCCGAGCCGAAAAAGCCGGAAGCGCCGAAATTCGATTTCGACAAGGAGCTGGCCAGGGAAACCAGCCAGTTGAAGGCGTCGACCGCCAAGGCGAGCGCTTCGGCGCAGCAGATGGCGAATGCGGCGGCAGCCGAAGCCGAACAGCGGGCGTCGGCGAACAAGCGCGGCCTGGCGGATTACGTGAACAAGATCCGGGTGAAAATCAAAAGCAATCTTTCCATGCTGCCACCGGGAATACAGGGCAATCCCGAAGCCGTATTCGAGGTCAGTCAGTTGCCCTCGCATGAAATTCTGGACGTCAAACTAAAGCGATCCAGTGGTAATCCCGCGCTGGATCGGGCGATCGAAGCTGCCATCCGCAAATCTTCGCCCCTGCCCAAGCCGGATGATGCTTCGCTTTTCCAGCGCACGCTCGAAATCAAATACAAGCCGTTTGAAGAGTAA
- the tolB gene encoding Tol-Pal system beta propeller repeat protein TolB, which produces MHKISRYFLVLFALCLSALAQAQLSIEITGAGANRIPVAIADFLGDATASRIVTSTVRSDLERSGLFKLVDTTGVALDENSPINFADWKGKGADAIAAGSLLRSPDGRMEARFRIYDAQKGVALGGAVYVTSNQQLRAAGHRIADYIYEKLTGEKGVFSTRIAYVVKARGQFLLQIADADGQGAATALTSTEPIISPTWSPDGSKLAYVSFEKKKPVIYVHSITSGQRQIVANFKGSNSAPAWSPDGRRLAVVLSKDGNSQLYAVNADGSGVQRLTQSGGIDTEPRYSADGSSVYFTSDRGGSPQIYRIGANGGDAQRVTFEGSYNVSPRPSPDGKSLAFIARREGRFQLAVMDLASRQVQVLTDSHKDESPSFAPNSRMILIATEVGGRGVLSAVSSDGRIKQRLSVAAGDVREPAWGPFYQ; this is translated from the coding sequence ATGCACAAAATCTCCCGATATTTCCTCGTTCTGTTTGCGCTCTGCCTGAGTGCCCTGGCCCAGGCCCAGCTTTCGATCGAGATCACCGGCGCCGGCGCCAATCGCATCCCGGTCGCCATTGCCGATTTTCTCGGCGATGCGACGGCATCGCGCATCGTGACCTCGACCGTGCGTTCCGATCTCGAGCGCAGCGGCCTGTTCAAGCTGGTCGATACGACCGGGGTCGCGCTCGATGAAAATTCGCCGATCAACTTCGCCGACTGGAAGGGCAAGGGGGCTGATGCCATCGCGGCCGGCAGCCTGCTGCGCAGCCCGGATGGCCGCATGGAGGCGCGTTTCCGGATCTATGACGCGCAAAAGGGCGTGGCGCTGGGCGGCGCGGTCTATGTCACCAGCAACCAGCAATTGCGCGCCGCCGGGCATCGCATTGCCGACTATATTTACGAGAAGCTGACCGGTGAGAAGGGTGTCTTCTCGACCCGTATCGCCTATGTCGTCAAGGCGCGCGGCCAGTTCCTGCTGCAGATCGCCGATGCTGACGGCCAGGGCGCCGCCACCGCGCTGACCTCGACCGAACCGATCATTTCGCCGACCTGGTCGCCGGATGGCAGCAAGCTGGCCTATGTGTCCTTCGAGAAAAAGAAGCCGGTGATCTACGTGCATTCGATCACCTCCGGTCAACGCCAGATTGTGGCGAATTTCAAGGGCTCCAATTCGGCGCCGGCCTGGTCGCCGGATGGCCGCCGCCTCGCCGTCGTTCTCTCCAAGGACGGCAATTCGCAGCTCTATGCGGTCAATGCCGACGGCAGCGGCGTGCAGCGCCTGACCCAGTCGGGCGGCATCGATACCGAGCCGCGTTATTCAGCCGATGGCAGCAGCGTTTATTTCACCTCGGATCGTGGTGGCAGCCCGCAGATTTACCGGATAGGCGCCAATGGCGGCGATGCCCAGCGCGTCACCTTCGAGGGCAGCTACAACGTTTCTCCGCGTCCTTCGCCGGATGGCAAGAGCCTGGCATTCATTGCCCGGCGCGAAGGTCGCTTCCAGTTGGCAGTCATGGATCTGGCCAGTCGCCAGGTGCAGGTGCTGACGGATTCCCACAAGGACGAATCGCCAAGTTTCGCCCCCAACAGCCGCATGATCCTGATCGCCACTGAAGTCGGCGGGCGCGGCGTACTATCGGCTGTGTCCAGCGATGGCAGGATCAAACAGCGCCTCTCGGTCGCCGCAGGTGATGTGCGCGAACCGGCCTGGGGCCCGTTCTATCAATAA
- the queC gene encoding 7-cyano-7-deazaguanine synthase QueC — MKPAVVLLSGGLDSATCVALARSQGFDCYCLSFDYGQRHSAELDAARRVAAALGAVEHRVINFGLAQFGGSALTDTSIAVPTGGVQPGIPVTYVPARNTIMLSLALAWAEVLGSRDIFVGVNAVDYSGYPDCRPEYIAAFEKMANLATKAGVEGVKLSIHAPLIDLSKAQIIQTGTALGVDYGLTVSCYQADADGRACGECDSCRLRAEGFAAAGVADPTHYAA, encoded by the coding sequence ATGAAACCTGCTGTCGTCCTTCTTTCCGGCGGACTCGATTCCGCCACCTGTGTTGCGCTGGCCAGAAGCCAGGGCTTCGACTGCTACTGCCTGTCCTTCGACTATGGCCAGCGCCACAGTGCCGAGCTCGATGCGGCGCGCCGGGTGGCGGCGGCGCTCGGTGCCGTCGAGCATCGCGTGATCAATTTCGGCCTTGCCCAGTTCGGTGGTTCGGCCCTGACCGATACCAGCATCGCGGTGCCGACCGGCGGCGTGCAGCCGGGCATTCCCGTCACCTATGTGCCGGCGCGCAATACCATCATGCTTTCGCTCGCCCTGGCCTGGGCCGAGGTGCTCGGCAGCCGCGACATCTTCGTCGGCGTCAATGCGGTCGACTACTCCGGCTACCCGGATTGCCGGCCCGAGTACATCGCCGCCTTCGAGAAAATGGCCAATCTGGCGACCAAGGCCGGCGTCGAGGGCGTCAAGCTGAGCATCCACGCGCCGCTGATCGACCTCTCCAAGGCGCAGATCATCCAGACCGGCACGGCGCTCGGCGTGGATTACGGCCTCACCGTTTCCTGCTACCAGGCCGATGCCGACGGCCGCGCCTGCGGCGAATGCGATTCCTGCCGCCTGCGCGCCGAAGGCTTTGCCGCGGCCGGGGTGGCCGATCCGACGCACTACGCGGCCTGA
- the queE gene encoding 7-carboxy-7-deazaguanine synthase QueE, with product MALRITEIFYSLQGEASRVGLPTVFVRLTGCPLRCVWCDTEYSFTGGAPATIESVLAEVAKYPARQVCVTGGEPLAQKECLPLLAALCDAGYDVSLETSGALDIAAVDPRVARIMDLKAPDSGESAKNRWENLGLLDEKDEIKIVIASRADYEWARSTLREHQLDTLCPVLFSPAQGRIEAADLAAWILEDGLNVRFQLQLHKLLWGNMKGK from the coding sequence GTGGCCCTGAGAATCACTGAAATCTTTTACTCGCTGCAAGGCGAGGCTTCCCGCGTCGGCCTGCCGACCGTATTCGTGCGCCTGACCGGTTGCCCCTTGCGCTGTGTCTGGTGCGATACCGAATACAGCTTTACCGGCGGTGCCCCGGCAACCATCGAGTCGGTGCTGGCTGAAGTCGCCAAATACCCGGCTCGCCAGGTTTGCGTCACCGGCGGCGAGCCGCTGGCGCAGAAGGAATGTCTGCCGCTGCTGGCGGCGCTGTGCGATGCCGGTTACGACGTATCCCTGGAAACTTCCGGGGCGCTCGATATCGCAGCGGTCGACCCGCGCGTGGCGCGAATAATGGACTTGAAGGCGCCCGACTCCGGCGAGAGTGCGAAGAATCGCTGGGAAAATCTCGGCCTGCTCGATGAAAAGGACGAGATCAAGATCGTCATCGCCAGCCGGGCCGATTATGAATGGGCACGTAGCACCTTGCGCGAACACCAGCTCGATACCTTGTGTCCGGTGCTTTTCTCGCCGGCCCAGGGGCGCATCGAAGCGGCCGACCTGGCGGCATGGATTCTCGAAGACGGTCTCAATGTGCGTTTCCAGCTGCAACTGCACAAGCTGCTTTGGGGTAACATGAAAGGCAAGTAA
- a CDS encoding putative bifunctional diguanylate cyclase/phosphodiesterase codes for MRDDRGVLTHYVSTFSDISDLKLAESEIHNLAFFDPLTALPNRRLLLNRLGLARVAGKRSQQYGALLIIDLDHFKNLNDTLGHDVGDRLLVEVASRLRACIREGDTAARQGGDEFIVMLEDLGSEAALAGIQAEAVAEKIRLSLNEPFLVSPDIQHFHSASIGVSLFCGHDKTTEALLKQADIALYKAKDAGRNSVRFFDSAMQTALDTRASLESRLHRALSRNEFVLYVQAQVNSARQLIGAEILLRWQPPDGAMIGPADFIPLAEETGLIVPIGTWVLDTACARLRRWADNPATERLYLSVNVSARQFRQPDFVDQVQAALSRHGVKPKLLKLELTESLLLDNVEGVIAKMQVLREIGVRFSLDDFGTGYASLSYLKRFPFEQLKVDRSFIRDIAVDPDDAAIVRAIIAMGNTLRLNVVAEGVESEAQHRYLVEHGCTCFQGYLFGRPIAFADFEKALPSYGQPLETSDNWMI; via the coding sequence GTGCGCGACGATCGCGGCGTGCTGACCCACTATGTCAGCACCTTCTCGGATATTTCCGATCTCAAGCTGGCCGAGTCGGAAATCCACAATCTGGCCTTTTTCGACCCGTTGACCGCCCTGCCCAATCGGCGTCTGCTGCTCAACCGGCTCGGCCTGGCGCGGGTGGCCGGCAAGCGCAGCCAGCAATACGGTGCATTGCTGATCATCGATCTCGATCATTTCAAGAATCTCAACGACACGCTCGGTCATGATGTCGGCGACCGTCTGCTGGTTGAAGTCGCCAGTCGCCTGCGCGCCTGCATTCGCGAGGGCGATACGGCGGCGCGTCAGGGCGGTGACGAGTTTATCGTCATGCTTGAAGATCTGGGCAGCGAGGCGGCGCTGGCCGGTATCCAGGCAGAAGCGGTGGCCGAGAAAATCCGGCTCAGCCTCAACGAGCCCTTCCTGGTCAGTCCCGATATCCAGCACTTCCACTCGGCGAGCATTGGCGTCAGCCTGTTCTGCGGCCATGACAAGACTACCGAAGCCCTGCTCAAGCAGGCCGATATCGCGCTCTACAAGGCCAAGGATGCCGGCCGCAACAGCGTGCGCTTTTTCGACAGCGCCATGCAGACCGCACTCGATACGCGGGCCAGTCTCGAATCCCGCCTGCATCGGGCGCTCAGTCGTAATGAGTTCGTGCTCTACGTGCAGGCCCAGGTCAACAGCGCCCGCCAGCTGATCGGGGCAGAAATCCTGTTGCGCTGGCAGCCGCCGGACGGTGCGATGATCGGCCCGGCCGATTTCATCCCGCTCGCCGAGGAAACCGGCCTGATCGTGCCGATCGGCACCTGGGTGCTCGATACCGCCTGCGCCCGGTTGCGGCGCTGGGCCGACAATCCGGCAACCGAGCGGCTTTATCTGTCGGTCAACGTCAGCGCCCGGCAATTCCGCCAGCCGGATTTCGTCGATCAGGTGCAGGCCGCGCTGAGCCGGCATGGTGTAAAACCCAAGTTGCTCAAGCTGGAACTGACCGAAAGCCTGCTCCTCGACAATGTCGAGGGCGTTATCGCGAAAATGCAGGTACTGCGCGAGATTGGCGTACGTTTTTCGCTGGATGATTTTGGTACCGGCTACGCCTCGCTCTCCTATCTCAAGCGTTTTCCCTTCGAACAGCTCAAGGTCGATCGTTCCTTCATCCGCGACATTGCCGTCGATCCGGATGATGCGGCAATCGTGCGGGCGATCATTGCCATGGGCAACACGCTGCGCCTCAACGTGGTGGCTGAGGGCGTCGAATCCGAGGCGCAGCACCGCTATCTGGTCGAACATGGTTGCACCTGCTTCCAGGGCTATCTGTTCGGTCGACCGATTGCTTTTGCCGATTTTGAAAAAGCCCTGCCCAGCTACGGTCAACCGCTGGAAACCTCCGATAACTGGATGATCTAG
- the ybgC gene encoding tol-pal system-associated acyl-CoA thioesterase yields the protein MKYEPKPNAFSIPVRVYYEDTDAGGVVYYANYLKFFERCRTEWMRFAGHDQSQLAADAGIGFVARKASCEYLKPARLDDELTVGLEVEKLTRVRVVFRQHVRRGDEELVTGSVEIACVNMATMTPSAIPEFLHSKLETLK from the coding sequence ATGAAATACGAGCCCAAGCCCAACGCCTTTTCGATCCCCGTGCGCGTCTATTACGAGGATACCGATGCCGGCGGGGTCGTCTATTACGCCAATTACCTGAAATTCTTCGAACGCTGCCGTACCGAGTGGATGCGTTTTGCCGGTCACGACCAGTCGCAACTGGCGGCCGATGCCGGTATCGGCTTTGTCGCCCGCAAGGCAAGCTGCGAATATCTCAAGCCGGCCCGCCTCGACGACGAATTGACCGTGGGCCTCGAAGTCGAAAAGCTGACCCGCGTCCGCGTCGTCTTCCGCCAGCATGTCCGGCGCGGCGATGAAGAACTGGTCACCGGCTCGGTCGAGATCGCCTGCGTCAACATGGCGACGATGACGCCCTCCGCGATTCCCGAATTCCTGCACAGCAAACTGGAAACCCTTAAATGA
- the tolQ gene encoding protein TolQ, translating into MNVTQDLSILQLILHASAVVQVVMALLAGVSCMSWYYIAMKWFSVRQARAKTEDFERDFWSGGDLNNLYNSAVNDRHHAGSMERIFEAGFREFTKLKGQKNLDPKDIVDGSRRAMRATFQREMDALESHLSFLASVGSVSPYVGLFGTVWGIMHAFRGLSNVGQATLSSVAPGIAEALVATAIGLFAAIPAVLAYNRFSHDIDRLAVRYESFMEEFSNILQRQMR; encoded by the coding sequence ATGAACGTCACCCAGGACCTTTCCATCCTCCAGCTCATCCTGCACGCCAGCGCGGTGGTGCAGGTCGTCATGGCGCTGCTTGCCGGCGTCTCCTGCATGTCCTGGTACTACATCGCGATGAAGTGGTTCTCGGTGCGCCAGGCGCGCGCCAAGACCGAGGATTTCGAGCGTGATTTCTGGTCCGGTGGCGATCTCAACAATCTCTACAACAGCGCGGTCAACGACCGTCACCACGCCGGTTCCATGGAGCGCATCTTCGAGGCCGGCTTCCGCGAATTCACCAAGCTCAAGGGCCAGAAGAACCTCGACCCGAAGGACATCGTCGATGGTTCGCGCCGCGCCATGCGCGCCACCTTCCAGCGCGAGATGGATGCGCTCGAGTCGCACCTGTCCTTCCTCGCTTCGGTCGGTTCGGTATCGCCGTATGTCGGCCTGTTCGGTACGGTGTGGGGCATCATGCATGCCTTCCGCGGCCTCTCCAATGTTGGTCAGGCGACGCTGTCTTCCGTTGCGCCGGGTATTGCCGAAGCGCTGGTCGCCACCGCCATCGGCCTGTTCGCGGCGATTCCGGCGGTGCTCGCCTACAACCGCTTCTCGCACGACATCGACCGCCTCGCAGTGCGTTACGAGTCGTTTATGGAAGAGTTCTCCAACATCCTGCAACGGCAGATGCGTTAA
- the ruvB gene encoding Holliday junction branch migration DNA helicase RuvB yields MIETDKLAAVERIIAPQSKSAQEEALERALRPKRLADYTGQVKIREQLEIFIQAAKNRGDSLDHVLLFGPPGLGKTTLAHIVAHEMGVNMRQTSGPVLERAGDLAAILTNLEPHDVLFIDEIHRLSPVVEEILYPALEDFQIDIMIGEGPAARSVKLDLPPFTLIGATTRAGMLTNPLRDRFGIVARLEFYNAQELQSIVSRSASLLNAPIDPEGALEIAKRSRGTPRIANRLLRRVRDYAEVKADGNITRPVADAALHMLDVDPAGLDIMDRKLLSAVIEKFGGGPVGVDNLAAAIGEARDTIEDVLEPYLIQQGYLQRTLRGRIATPAIYRHLGLAEPNSAVVRDLLADE; encoded by the coding sequence ATGATCGAAACCGACAAACTGGCGGCGGTCGAGCGCATCATTGCGCCGCAGAGCAAATCGGCGCAGGAAGAAGCGCTCGAACGGGCGCTGCGCCCGAAGCGCCTGGCCGATTACACCGGCCAGGTGAAAATCCGCGAACAGCTGGAAATCTTCATCCAGGCCGCCAAGAATCGCGGCGACTCGCTCGATCACGTATTGCTCTTCGGCCCGCCCGGCCTCGGCAAGACGACGCTGGCCCACATCGTCGCCCACGAAATGGGCGTCAACATGCGCCAGACCTCGGGCCCGGTGCTCGAACGCGCCGGCGATCTGGCCGCAATCCTGACCAATCTCGAGCCGCACGACGTGCTGTTCATCGACGAAATCCACCGCCTGTCGCCCGTCGTCGAGGAAATCCTCTACCCGGCGCTGGAAGACTTCCAGATCGACATCATGATCGGCGAAGGTCCGGCGGCGCGTTCGGTCAAGCTCGACCTGCCGCCGTTCACGCTGATCGGCGCGACGACCCGGGCCGGCATGCTGACCAATCCGCTGCGCGACCGTTTCGGTATCGTCGCCCGTCTCGAGTTCTACAACGCGCAGGAATTGCAGAGCATCGTCAGTCGTTCGGCCTCGTTGCTCAATGCGCCGATCGACCCGGAAGGCGCGCTGGAGATCGCCAAGCGCTCGCGCGGCACGCCGCGCATTGCCAACCGTCTGCTGCGGCGCGTGCGTGACTACGCCGAGGTCAAGGCCGACGGCAACATCACCCGCCCGGTGGCCGATGCCGCGCTGCACATGCTCGACGTCGATCCGGCCGGGCTCGACATCATGGACCGCAAGCTGCTCTCGGCAGTGATCGAGAAATTCGGTGGCGGTCCGGTCGGTGTCGACAATCTGGCGGCAGCGATCGGCGAGGCGCGCGACACCATCGAGGATGTGCTCGAGCCTTACCTGATCCAGCAGGGCTACCTGCAACGCACTTTGCGCGGTCGCATTGCAACGCCGGCCATCTATCGCCACCTCGGTCTCGCCGAACCGAACAGCGCCGTCGTGCGCGACCTGCTCGCCGACGAATAG
- a CDS encoding ExbD/TolR family protein codes for MRQRRLKAEINVVPYIDVMLVLLVIFMVTTPMMTTGSVDLPTTGAASQKPAKYVKVEVQADGSLSVFDANGSPTKVKGVKEMKEQLSSLKGRDEEIAVLVAGDKETQFKNVIEVLDEVKRLGFAKVGLETGSK; via the coding sequence ATGCGCCAGCGCCGACTCAAAGCCGAAATCAACGTCGTCCCGTATATCGACGTGATGCTCGTATTGCTCGTTATCTTCATGGTGACGACGCCGATGATGACGACCGGTTCGGTCGATCTGCCGACGACCGGTGCGGCTTCGCAGAAGCCGGCCAAGTACGTCAAGGTTGAGGTGCAGGCGGATGGCAGTCTTTCCGTTTTCGATGCCAACGGCAGTCCGACCAAGGTCAAGGGCGTCAAGGAAATGAAGGAACAGCTGAGCTCCCTCAAGGGCCGTGATGAGGAAATTGCCGTTCTGGTCGCCGGCGACAAGGAAACCCAGTTCAAGAACGTCATTGAAGTGCTTGATGAGGTCAAGCGTCTGGGCTTCGCCAAGGTTGGCCTGGAAACCGGCAGCAAATAG
- the ybgF gene encoding tol-pal system protein YbgF — protein sequence MRRLRLVLLIASLGATQAQAGIFDDEEARRQLTDFRIKTEARFDQQAKAQLELSAQIQRQADEIARLRGLLETLGYKQEVGDKRTQDFYLDLDSRLRKFETPVAAAPTADPANTPAAAIKGDPVKESQDYEGALNQFKAAKYKEAAVAFAAFVQKYPDSSLAPNAQYWLGNAWYAQRDCKRAIEAQSIVTTKYPDSAKAPDAWLAIATCQQELGNPTGVKRSLETVIAKYPNTPAAESAQQRLKKK from the coding sequence ATGCGTCGCCTCCGTCTGGTTCTCCTGATCGCCTCACTGGGTGCCACACAGGCCCAGGCCGGCATTTTTGATGACGAGGAAGCGCGTCGCCAACTGACTGACTTCAGGATCAAGACGGAGGCGCGCTTTGACCAGCAGGCCAAGGCGCAGCTCGAGTTGTCGGCGCAGATCCAGCGCCAGGCGGATGAAATTGCCCGTCTGCGCGGTTTGCTGGAAACCCTGGGCTACAAGCAGGAAGTCGGCGACAAGCGGACGCAGGATTTCTATCTCGATCTGGATTCGCGCCTGCGCAAGTTCGAAACACCGGTTGCCGCTGCGCCAACGGCTGATCCGGCCAATACGCCGGCCGCTGCAATCAAGGGCGATCCGGTCAAGGAAAGCCAGGATTACGAAGGCGCCCTGAATCAGTTCAAGGCTGCCAAGTACAAGGAAGCTGCGGTCGCCTTTGCTGCCTTCGTGCAGAAATACCCGGACAGCTCGCTCGCACCCAATGCCCAGTACTGGCTGGGCAATGCCTGGTACGCGCAACGCGACTGCAAGCGGGCGATCGAGGCACAGAGCATTGTCACCACCAAGTATCCGGACAGTGCCAAGGCACCGGATGCCTGGCTGGCAATTGCGACCTGCCAGCAGGAACTGGGCAACCCGACCGGTGTCAAACGCTCGCTGGAAACCGTGATTGCCAAGTATCCGAATACCCCGGCTGCCGAATCGGCGCAGCAACGTCTGAAGAAAAAATGA
- a CDS encoding PilZ domain-containing protein, whose translation MTSNRRQFSRIRFQTEASLFLPSGEMAVEVLDLSLKGALVRPHAAVFTQIGSRCTLKVQLDDAGPVIRMECTVVHSQAELLGLSCREIDLDSITHLRRLVALNLGDETLLDRELGLLTHN comes from the coding sequence ATGACCAGCAATCGCCGCCAGTTTTCCCGTATTCGCTTCCAGACCGAAGCCAGCCTGTTTTTGCCGAGCGGCGAAATGGCCGTCGAGGTGCTTGATCTCTCGCTCAAGGGGGCGCTGGTGCGCCCGCATGCAGCGGTGTTCACCCAGATCGGCAGTCGCTGCACGCTGAAGGTCCAGCTCGACGATGCCGGTCCGGTCATCCGCATGGAATGCACGGTCGTGCATAGTCAGGCCGAACTGCTCGGTTTGTCCTGTCGCGAGATTGATCTCGACAGCATTACCCATCTGCGCCGCCTGGTTGCCCTCAATCTCGGCGATGAAACCCTGCTCGACCGCGAGCTCGGACTGCTGACCCACAATTGA
- a CDS encoding PAS domain-containing protein — MTDRVPPAACVLTELEVAPGKTLPELCEIQHAILENAGRAIIATDTAGTVIYFNPAAQRMLGYAWSEVVGQQVASIFHLEAEIESRARLLSAELARDVQPDFGVFVARLADNQAANDEWTYVRKDGSQFPVELTVSALKDTGGGLIGYLGIASDISWRIRLEQDMQIAALAFKSQAAIMVTDAERRILRVNAAFTTLTGYSAEESMGQTPSMLKSGRHDAVFYRQMWDSLNANGHWQGEV; from the coding sequence ATGACTGATCGCGTTCCCCCTGCCGCCTGTGTCCTGACCGAGCTCGAAGTGGCGCCCGGCAAGACCTTGCCGGAGCTCTGCGAAATCCAGCATGCCATCCTCGAAAATGCCGGGCGCGCCATCATTGCCACCGATACGGCCGGCACGGTCATTTACTTCAACCCGGCCGCCCAGCGCATGCTGGGTTATGCCTGGAGCGAGGTGGTTGGCCAGCAGGTGGCGTCGATATTCCATCTTGAAGCGGAAATCGAGTCGCGGGCCCGCCTGCTGTCGGCTGAACTGGCGCGTGATGTCCAGCCCGATTTCGGGGTTTTCGTCGCCCGTCTGGCGGACAACCAGGCGGCAAACGACGAGTGGACGTATGTGCGCAAGGACGGTTCGCAGTTTCCGGTCGAGCTGACAGTCAGCGCCCTCAAGGATACCGGGGGCGGACTGATCGGCTATCTCGGCATCGCCAGTGACATTTCCTGGCGTATCCGCCTTGAGCAGGACATGCAGATCGCGGCCCTGGCTTTCAAATCGCAGGCGGCCATCATGGTGACGGATGCGGAGCGCCGTATCCTGCGGGTCAATGCCGCCTTTACCACCCTGACCGGTTATTCCGCCGAAGAAAGCATGGGGCAAACGCCGTCGATGCTGAAGTCGGGGCGGCACGATGCCGTGTTCTATCGCCAGATGTGGGATAGCCTGAATGCCAATGGACATTGGCAGGGGGAAGTCTAG
- the pal gene encoding peptidoglycan-associated lipoprotein Pal, translating to MKKLFIPALLSALIVGCSSTPIPDENSGAPVESRGGSGASTGVAPVIAGGVDANGLPRELTDPRSALAKRSIYFDLDSYEVKGEYKDLVAAHAKYLVANRGFKVLLQGNTDERGSREYNLSLGQKRADAVRRSLTLLGAREDQVESVSLGEEKPKSDGHDEAAWAENRRADILYKGADGRGEF from the coding sequence GTGAAAAAATTATTTATCCCCGCCCTGCTTTCCGCCCTGATCGTTGGCTGCAGTTCCACCCCGATTCCTGATGAAAATTCCGGTGCACCGGTCGAGTCGCGTGGCGGCTCGGGTGCCAGCACCGGTGTCGCCCCGGTTATTGCCGGTGGCGTCGATGCCAACGGTCTGCCGCGTGAGCTGACCGATCCGAGAAGCGCGCTGGCCAAGCGCAGCATCTACTTCGATCTGGACAGCTACGAAGTCAAGGGCGAGTACAAGGATCTGGTCGCCGCCCACGCCAAGTACCTGGTCGCCAATCGCGGCTTCAAGGTCCTGCTGCAAGGCAATACCGACGAGCGCGGCAGCCGTGAATACAACCTGTCGCTGGGCCAGAAGCGCGCCGATGCCGTGCGTCGTTCGCTGACCCTGCTCGGCGCCCGTGAAGACCAGGTTGAATCGGTCAGCCTCGGCGAAGAAAAGCCGAAGAGCGATGGTCATGACGAAGCGGCCTGGGCCGAAAACCGTCGTGCCGACATCCTTTACAAGGGTGCCGACGGTCGCGGCGAGTTCTGA